One window of Stigmatopora nigra isolate UIUO_SnigA chromosome 14, RoL_Snig_1.1, whole genome shotgun sequence genomic DNA carries:
- the cxcl14 gene encoding C-X-C motif chemokine 14, protein MPRYPAALLLLMVASCLLSAEAYKCRCTRKGPKIRYKDVQKLELKPKYPYCQEKMIFVTMENVARFKGQEYCLHPKLQSTKNLVKWFHIWKDKHRVYEA, encoded by the exons ATGCCTCGGTACCCAGCAGCTCTACTTCTGCTGATGGTGGCCTCATGTCTCCTGAGTGCGGAAG CCTACAAGTGCCGGTGCACCAGGAAAGGACCAAAAATTCGTTACAAGGATGTCCAGAAGCTGGAGCTCAAACCCAAATACCCTTACTGCCAGGAAAAGATGATATT TGTGACAATGGAGAACGTGGCTCGCTTCAAGGGTCAAGAGTACTGTCTGCATCCCAAACTTCAGAGCACCAAGAACCTGGTCAAGTGGTTCCACATCTGGAAGGACAAGCACAG GGTTTACGAGGCCTAA